In one window of Acidobacteriota bacterium DNA:
- a CDS encoding DNA-3-methyladenine glycosylase I encodes MSPDRVRCGWAGSEEIYQDYHDQEWGVPLHDEGRLFEMLILEGAQAGLSWITILKRRQGYREVFDGFDAATIASYDQPKIERLLSDTRIIRNRLKVEGTVKNARAYLRLRDEGSSLDAYLWDFVDGEPIQNAWPQLADVPAETTLSKSLSKDLKKRGFTFVGPTICYAYMQSIGMVNDHTTDCFRYRELSPR; translated from the coding sequence ATGAGCCCCGACAGAGTGCGCTGCGGCTGGGCCGGCAGCGAAGAGATCTACCAGGACTACCACGACCAGGAATGGGGCGTCCCGCTGCACGATGAGGGACGCCTGTTCGAAATGCTGATTCTGGAAGGTGCCCAGGCCGGCCTCTCCTGGATCACCATCCTCAAGCGACGGCAGGGCTACCGTGAGGTTTTCGACGGCTTCGATGCCGCCACCATCGCCTCCTACGATCAGCCCAAAATCGAGCGCTTGCTGTCCGACACCCGCATCATTCGCAACCGCCTCAAGGTCGAGGGCACCGTGAAGAACGCCCGCGCCTACTTGCGGCTGCGCGACGAGGGCAGCTCCCTCGACGCCTATCTGTGGGATTTCGTGGACGGTGAGCCGATTCAGAATGCCTGGCCACAGCTCGCCGACGTGCCCGCCGAGACGACGCTCTCGAAGAGCCTCAGCAAGGACCTCAAGAAACGCGGCTTCACCTTCGTCGGCCCGACCATCTGCTACGCCTACATGCAATCCATCGGCATGGTCAACGACCACACCACCGACTGCTTTCGGTACCGCGAGCTCAGCCCCCGGTGA
- a CDS encoding sulfatase-like hydrolase/transferase, whose translation MKHRRRPRWTSLALLAVACSGLAGCAGPVAPRDGQRQLHQRLIPTAPDQRFDGSALIELAAVESWNLTDWTADGADLEDRQGTGGRFLRSSRQYQTLSQPVTLDAAEVDAFELLLGRTKGASFSLHWHGPNQTFDRRRRVRVAADDFARGAVGRVLFDLRRHPHWQGPITALRIAIGAPAEQRIQLRRLQASRGNLAADRLTAALTGPWIVEMGRDARSAWLVAPGLDVTRSLELPPDARLEAAWALPEGYPSGSRVQLVWEAAGRSPAVLLDHAVAADEHGRWHPIEADLGDAAGQRGELTFRIIGPTPDGTLLGAFGHPEITVPRTSPKPPDVVLLSLDTLRADRLSAYGYRLPTSPKIDAWAARRALVFEQAFSAAPWTLPAHASMFTGLDAHRHGVNHDAPLPPPMTTLAEHLRRAGYRTRAVTGGSFLLPAYGMAQGFDRFVHHPSRSPEEKAVELERGLDVALEMLREAPGQPLFLLLHTYETHAPYRPRQPFFEALHGYPPPDTPGVPRLFRPAAESGFVDRRVPDIPQAPQLDAAEKARLSSDLYDSGVAHLDHQLGRLLEALEKRDRPLLVLTSDHGELLGEHGLAGHAYLYDENLRIPLIIATPDGQGAGGRVAEQVRSIDLLPTMLDLLGLPPAPDIDGVSLAAFFAGERPSDLPDTAWSYAARTNRGFSLRLRNRLKVVLDNSVWEPVAGRVRAFDLRHDPSESHPTAPPEQAVQRLRQTFEDLPGLWIELENFSDRPLDGELEGPLVSAPALKSASLGDSRWSLPDRDQAVFHLPAGGRARVRAEVVPNGKLTISARLDEDSVWQVTLDRTALEQDHQWWLAGGRWTTEPTTGSVQARIGLSWSGPQRAADRAVSTEDEDLRQQLRALGYID comes from the coding sequence GTGAAGCACCGCCGGCGCCCTCGCTGGACCAGCCTGGCGCTGCTCGCGGTGGCCTGCAGTGGCCTCGCCGGCTGCGCCGGTCCAGTGGCGCCAAGGGACGGCCAACGGCAGCTTCACCAGCGCCTGATCCCGACCGCACCGGACCAGCGATTCGACGGCTCGGCGCTGATCGAGCTGGCCGCCGTCGAGTCCTGGAATCTCACGGACTGGACCGCCGATGGGGCCGACCTCGAGGACCGCCAGGGCACCGGCGGACGCTTTCTCAGATCCTCCCGTCAGTACCAGACGCTGAGCCAGCCGGTCACCCTCGACGCCGCCGAGGTCGATGCCTTCGAGCTCCTCCTCGGGCGCACCAAAGGGGCCAGCTTCAGCCTCCACTGGCACGGCCCGAATCAAACCTTCGACCGCCGGCGGCGGGTCCGGGTGGCGGCCGACGATTTCGCCCGCGGCGCCGTCGGCCGGGTGCTCTTCGACCTGCGCCGGCACCCCCACTGGCAGGGGCCGATCACGGCCCTGCGCATCGCCATCGGCGCACCGGCCGAGCAGCGCATTCAGCTTCGCCGCCTGCAGGCCTCCCGCGGCAACCTCGCCGCCGACCGCCTGACCGCCGCCCTGACCGGGCCGTGGATCGTCGAGATGGGGCGCGACGCGCGCTCCGCCTGGCTGGTCGCCCCGGGACTCGACGTCACCCGGTCCCTCGAGCTGCCCCCAGACGCCCGCCTCGAAGCCGCCTGGGCGCTGCCCGAGGGATATCCCTCGGGCAGCCGCGTGCAGCTGGTGTGGGAAGCCGCCGGCAGGAGCCCGGCAGTGCTTCTCGACCATGCCGTCGCCGCCGACGAGCACGGTCGCTGGCACCCCATCGAGGCCGACCTCGGCGACGCTGCCGGCCAACGCGGCGAGCTCACCTTTCGCATCATCGGCCCGACTCCGGACGGCACCCTCCTGGGCGCCTTCGGGCATCCCGAGATCACCGTTCCACGAACTTCGCCGAAGCCGCCCGACGTCGTGCTGCTCTCCCTCGACACGCTGCGCGCCGACCGCCTCTCGGCCTATGGCTACCGGCTGCCGACCTCGCCGAAGATCGATGCCTGGGCGGCTCGCCGAGCTTTGGTCTTCGAGCAGGCCTTCTCCGCCGCTCCCTGGACCCTGCCGGCCCACGCGTCGATGTTCACCGGCCTCGACGCCCATCGCCACGGCGTCAATCACGACGCCCCGCTGCCCCCGCCCATGACCACTCTCGCCGAGCACCTGCGCCGCGCCGGCTACCGCACCCGCGCCGTCACCGGCGGCAGCTTCCTGCTGCCGGCCTACGGCATGGCGCAGGGCTTCGACCGCTTCGTCCACCATCCGTCGCGCAGCCCGGAGGAGAAGGCTGTCGAGCTCGAGCGCGGCCTCGACGTCGCCCTCGAGATGCTGCGGGAGGCCCCCGGTCAGCCGCTGTTCCTGTTGCTGCACACCTACGAGACCCATGCCCCCTACCGACCGCGGCAGCCCTTCTTCGAAGCCCTCCACGGCTATCCACCGCCCGACACCCCGGGGGTGCCGCGCCTCTTCCGGCCCGCCGCCGAGAGCGGCTTCGTCGATCGACGAGTGCCCGACATCCCGCAGGCGCCGCAGCTCGACGCCGCCGAAAAGGCCCGCCTGTCGAGCGATCTCTACGACAGCGGCGTCGCCCACCTCGACCACCAGCTCGGCCGGCTGCTCGAGGCCCTCGAGAAACGCGATCGTCCCCTGCTGGTGTTGACCTCGGACCACGGCGAGCTGCTCGGCGAGCACGGTCTGGCGGGCCACGCCTACCTCTATGACGAGAACCTCCGCATTCCCTTGATCATCGCGACCCCGGACGGCCAGGGCGCCGGCGGCCGGGTCGCGGAGCAGGTGCGCTCGATCGATCTCCTGCCCACCATGCTCGACCTCCTCGGCCTGCCGCCGGCACCGGACATCGACGGCGTGTCCCTCGCCGCCTTCTTCGCCGGCGAGCGCCCCTCGGATCTGCCGGACACCGCCTGGTCCTATGCCGCCCGCACCAATCGTGGATTTTCGCTACGGCTGCGCAATCGCCTCAAGGTGGTGCTCGACAACTCGGTCTGGGAGCCGGTCGCCGGACGGGTCCGGGCCTTCGATCTGCGCCATGACCCCTCCGAAAGCCACCCCACGGCGCCACCGGAACAGGCGGTCCAGCGGTTGCGCCAGACCTTCGAAGACCTCCCGGGTCTATGGATCGAGCTCGAGAACTTCTCCGACCGCCCCCTCGACGGAGAGCTCGAGGGTCCCCTGGTCTCGGCTCCGGCCCTCAAGTCGGCCAGCCTGGGCGATAGCCGCTGGAGTCTGCCGGACCGCGATCAAGCGGTCTTCCATCTCCCCGCCGGCGGGCGGGCGAGAGTACGGGCCGAGGTGGTTCCGAACGGCAAGCTGACGATCAGCGCTCGCCTCGACGAGGATTCGGTCTGGCAGGTGACCCTCGATCGCACCGCCCTCGAGCAAGATCACCAATGGTGGCTCGCTGGGGGACGCTGGACCACCGAGCCCACCACCGGCTCGGTCCAGGCCCGCATCGGCCTCAGCTGGAGCGGCCCTCAGCGAGCTGCCGACCGCGCCGTTTCGACCGAGGACGAAGACCTGCGCCAGCAGCTCCGCGCCCTCGGCTACATCGACTGA
- a CDS encoding HAMP domain-containing sensor histidine kinase: MAKKRTSHIVTAYVLSLLATIALLVFWVIYTVRSSARLDELGSRVGVRTDNFQWYVLALGCALCALMIGGVTYQLAQALAARRYSAKQEEFISNITHEMKSPLAAIKLHAQTLLGEPAVDPQIGRRSLERILQQSDRMTKLVDNVLESSRLVARRKRLALHPLQPAEFFPTYLEEAGERLEQHGVRLVSFVESRQRVMATEDALHRIMDNLLDNAERFSQRDGQIRCRISDQETTVVIEVEDDGEGVPKKELGKIFDRFYQAAREGGGRRGGSGLGLSIVSQLVGQMGGEIRAYSHEGRPGTRFVIELPILEEAT; encoded by the coding sequence ATGGCGAAAAAACGCACCTCCCATATCGTCACGGCCTACGTGCTGTCGCTCCTCGCCACCATCGCCCTGCTGGTTTTCTGGGTGATCTACACGGTGCGTTCGTCGGCCCGCCTCGACGAGCTCGGCAGCCGCGTCGGGGTGCGAACGGACAACTTCCAGTGGTACGTCTTGGCTCTCGGCTGCGCCCTCTGCGCGCTGATGATCGGAGGCGTCACCTACCAGCTCGCCCAGGCCTTGGCGGCGCGCCGCTACTCGGCCAAGCAGGAGGAGTTCATCTCCAACATCACCCACGAGATGAAGTCGCCCCTCGCCGCCATCAAGCTGCACGCCCAGACCCTGCTCGGTGAGCCGGCCGTCGACCCGCAGATCGGGCGCCGCTCCCTGGAGCGCATCCTGCAGCAGTCGGACCGCATGACCAAGCTGGTCGACAACGTTCTCGAAAGCAGCCGCCTGGTGGCCCGTCGCAAGCGGCTGGCGCTTCATCCGCTGCAGCCGGCGGAGTTCTTCCCGACCTATCTCGAGGAGGCCGGCGAGCGCCTCGAGCAACATGGCGTGCGCCTGGTCAGCTTCGTCGAAAGCCGGCAACGGGTGATGGCGACGGAGGATGCCCTGCACCGCATCATGGACAACCTGCTCGACAACGCCGAGCGTTTCTCGCAGCGCGACGGGCAGATCCGTTGCCGCATCAGCGACCAGGAGACGACCGTCGTCATCGAGGTCGAGGACGACGGTGAAGGGGTGCCCAAGAAGGAGCTCGGCAAGATCTTCGATCGCTTCTATCAGGCCGCCCGCGAAGGCGGCGGACGACGCGGCGGCAGCGGACTGGGTCTCTCCATCGTCTCTCAACTGGTCGGCCAGATGGGTGGCGAGATCCGCGCCTACTCTCACGAAGGACGGCCCGGAACTCGCTTCGTCATCGAGCTGCCGATCCTCGAGGAGGCGACGTGA
- a CDS encoding SDR family oxidoreductase: MNLTGKTVLVTGGAHRLGKAIVRALAARGARLAIHYGSSAQAARQTVEELAEEGSEAAAFSANLAQPAAIEPLLDAVSEHFGRLDMLVNSAASFRHQAFGEIDAEAWDEVLAVNLRAPFLLMQGAAKRMAAVSRPAEEPAVIVNIGDLAGVLAWQGMAHHATSKGALLHLTRVAARELAPAVRVNAVVPGPILPPPGMSRDSAEWHGMSAGVPLARPGDPQRIGEAVVFLAENDYVTGHVLPVDGGEHLVGPVNH, encoded by the coding sequence TTGAACTTGACCGGAAAAACCGTCCTCGTCACCGGCGGAGCCCATCGCCTCGGCAAGGCCATCGTGCGCGCCCTGGCGGCCCGTGGCGCGCGCTTGGCGATTCACTACGGCAGCTCGGCGCAGGCGGCGCGGCAGACCGTCGAGGAGCTGGCGGAGGAGGGGAGCGAGGCGGCTGCCTTCAGCGCCAACCTCGCCCAGCCCGCGGCGATCGAGCCGTTGCTCGACGCCGTCAGCGAGCACTTCGGCCGCCTCGACATGCTGGTCAACAGTGCGGCGAGCTTTCGCCATCAGGCCTTCGGCGAGATTGACGCCGAGGCCTGGGACGAGGTTCTGGCAGTCAACTTGCGAGCGCCCTTTCTGCTCATGCAGGGGGCGGCGAAGCGCATGGCGGCGGTGTCGCGGCCGGCCGAGGAGCCGGCGGTGATCGTCAATATCGGCGACCTTGCCGGGGTGCTCGCCTGGCAGGGCATGGCCCATCACGCCACCAGCAAGGGGGCTTTACTCCATCTCACCCGGGTTGCGGCGCGGGAGCTGGCGCCGGCGGTGCGAGTCAACGCCGTGGTCCCGGGCCCAATTCTGCCGCCGCCGGGCATGTCCCGGGACAGCGCCGAGTGGCATGGGATGTCCGCCGGCGTGCCGCTGGCGCGGCCCGGAGATCCGCAGCGCATTGGCGAGGCGGTGGTCTTTCTGGCCGAGAACGATTACGTCACCGGACATGTTCTGCCGGTGGACGGTGGCGAGCACCTGGTGGGACCGGTGAACCACTAG
- a CDS encoding ion transporter produces the protein MSALWEGVRSAFHRPETRHYRIVQTTIWLLIAFSVALLFVELAAAPAEPWASRLQRIDIAVLWFFGFELILRVMTFRPRGLSFYDTASLGRWKLHLTGRLRYCLRPLVLIDILTVAALVPALRGLRVLRLMRLFRTIRVFRYSNPFRGLERAFRDNTLLFAFAFSTLAVSVLIGGVSLYLIEADRNRNLDSLGDGMWWALVTLTTVGFGDISPVTTIGRLVGSVLMIAGMFNLALFAGIVGRTLLTSVFSMREEQFRMSGFIDHVVICGFDTGAAMLLDALRQELDADRAGLVIFAPGERPGDLPPEFMWVQGDPTKESELDKARITHAKAALVVAPRDVPPHHADATTIMTLFTLRSYLEGSALKTPRRRPLYLVAEILDAENVDHARTAGADEVIETTRLGFSLLAHAIKVPGTAAILSKVASTGANSLFVGKLPAGLTEATRFADVACEVKKAGGLLLGVRDPRSRVNLVNPDDEYLVDPSAHLIYLAEMPVLGPLEPQPI, from the coding sequence ATGAGCGCACTGTGGGAGGGCGTGCGGTCGGCCTTTCACCGTCCGGAAACGCGGCACTACCGCATCGTCCAAACGACGATCTGGTTACTGATCGCCTTCTCCGTGGCGTTGCTCTTCGTGGAGCTGGCGGCAGCACCCGCGGAGCCCTGGGCGAGCCGTCTCCAGCGCATCGACATCGCCGTCCTCTGGTTCTTCGGTTTCGAGCTCATCCTGCGGGTGATGACCTTCCGGCCGCGCGGCCTGAGCTTCTACGACACCGCTTCCCTGGGGCGCTGGAAGCTGCACCTCACCGGCCGCCTGCGCTACTGCCTGCGGCCCCTGGTTCTGATCGACATCCTCACCGTGGCGGCCCTGGTGCCGGCCTTGAGGGGCTTGCGAGTCCTACGGCTGATGCGCCTCTTCCGCACCATTCGGGTGTTTCGCTACAGCAACCCCTTCCGCGGTCTCGAGCGCGCCTTCCGCGACAACACCCTGCTGTTCGCCTTCGCCTTTTCGACCCTCGCCGTCTCGGTGCTGATCGGCGGCGTCAGCCTCTACCTGATCGAGGCCGATCGCAACCGCAACCTCGACTCCCTCGGCGACGGCATGTGGTGGGCATTGGTGACCCTCACCACCGTCGGCTTTGGCGACATCAGTCCGGTCACCACCATCGGGCGGCTGGTGGGCTCGGTGCTGATGATCGCCGGCATGTTCAATCTCGCCCTCTTTGCCGGCATCGTGGGCCGGACCCTTCTCACCTCCGTCTTCAGCATGCGGGAGGAGCAGTTTCGGATGAGCGGATTTATCGACCATGTGGTGATCTGCGGCTTTGACACCGGAGCCGCCATGCTTCTCGACGCCCTGCGCCAAGAGCTCGATGCCGATCGCGCCGGGCTGGTGATCTTCGCTCCCGGAGAACGCCCCGGCGACCTGCCGCCGGAGTTCATGTGGGTTCAGGGCGACCCCACCAAGGAAAGCGAGCTCGACAAGGCCCGCATCACCCACGCCAAGGCCGCCTTGGTGGTGGCGCCGCGGGACGTGCCGCCACATCACGCCGATGCCACCACCATCATGACCCTGTTCACGCTGCGCTCCTACCTCGAGGGTAGTGCCTTGAAGACTCCCCGCCGACGGCCGCTCTATCTGGTCGCCGAGATCCTCGATGCCGAGAACGTCGATCACGCTCGCACCGCCGGAGCCGACGAGGTCATCGAGACCACCCGCCTCGGCTTCTCCTTGCTCGCCCACGCGATCAAAGTACCGGGCACCGCGGCCATCCTGTCGAAGGTCGCTTCCACCGGCGCCAACAGCCTGTTCGTCGGCAAGCTACCGGCCGGCCTGACGGAGGCGACGCGCTTCGCCGATGTCGCCTGCGAGGTCAAGAAGGCCGGCGGCCTGCTGCTGGGAGTTCGGGATCCGCGATCACGGGTCAACCTGGTCAATCCCGACGACGAGTACCTGGTGGATCCTTCGGCCCATCTCATCTACCTGGCGGAGATGCCGGTCCTCGGCCCCCTCGAGCCACAGCCGATCTGA
- a CDS encoding secondary thiamine-phosphate synthase enzyme YjbQ: MIHQLALKVPGQGLHEITSEIAAVVRRSQVQEGLCTLFIRHTSASLTIQENADPAARHDLEAWFNRLVPEGDRLFTHTEEGPDDMPSHIKAALTATSLAIPLVEGRLALGTWQGIFLWEHRHHRHERQLVIHIAG, translated from the coding sequence GTGATCCACCAGCTGGCGCTCAAGGTTCCGGGTCAGGGGCTGCACGAGATCACCTCGGAGATCGCCGCCGTGGTGCGGCGCAGCCAGGTCCAGGAGGGCCTCTGTACCCTGTTCATTCGTCATACCTCGGCCAGCCTGACGATTCAGGAGAATGCCGATCCGGCAGCGCGCCACGATCTCGAGGCCTGGTTCAACCGCCTGGTTCCGGAGGGTGACCGGCTGTTCACCCATACGGAAGAGGGCCCCGACGACATGCCGTCGCACATCAAGGCCGCGCTCACCGCCACCTCCCTGGCGATTCCCCTGGTCGAGGGCCGCCTCGCTCTCGGCACCTGGCAAGGAATCTTCCTCTGGGAGCACCGCCACCACCGCCACGAGCGCCAGCTCGTCATCCATATCGCCGGCTGA
- a CDS encoding DUF6289 family protein, translating into MFSRLRKSPRALGFVFGLLLTALAVTGFVTGEAQGGPAEEILHIYYSSPAKTQVVGSWLLTCWGSRYSNGQRTAYRDTYTTPCF; encoded by the coding sequence ATGTTCAGTCGACTGCGCAAGTCCCCGCGAGCCCTCGGATTCGTCTTCGGTCTGTTGCTCACCGCCCTCGCCGTCACCGGCTTCGTCACCGGCGAAGCTCAGGGTGGCCCGGCGGAGGAGATCCTCCACATCTACTACAGCAGCCCGGCCAAGACTCAGGTGGTGGGAAGCTGGCTTCTGACCTGTTGGGGAAGTCGCTACTCGAACGGCCAGCGCACCGCCTATCGCGACACTTACACCACCCCCTGCTTCTAG
- the folB gene encoding dihydroneopterin aldolase, with protein sequence MLATKDKILIKDLLVRGIIGLNDWERVKRQDILINLELAFDTRQAGQTDDVAHTLNYRTLTKAVIAYVEESSHLLVEALAERIAAIALDDFAAERVRVRIEKPGALRFADSVGVEIERSRD encoded by the coding sequence ATGTTGGCGACGAAAGACAAGATCTTGATCAAGGACCTTCTGGTGCGGGGCATCATCGGCCTCAATGACTGGGAGCGGGTGAAGCGACAGGACATCCTGATCAACCTCGAGCTGGCCTTCGACACCCGCCAGGCCGGCCAAACCGACGATGTCGCTCACACCCTCAACTACCGCACCCTGACCAAGGCGGTGATCGCCTATGTCGAGGAGTCGTCCCACCTGCTGGTCGAGGCCCTGGCGGAGCGCATCGCCGCCATCGCCCTCGACGATTTCGCTGCCGAGCGGGTGCGGGTTCGGATCGAGAAGCCGGGGGCTCTGCGCTTCGCCGATTCGGTGGGCGTCGAGATCGAACGCTCGCGGGACTGA
- a CDS encoding acyl-CoA desaturase: protein MIEPVDDHPELKLTWKGIPFILVHVACLAAFWLPFHWGLVALCAGLYFIRMFAITAGYHRYFSHRSFKTSRVFQFVLALLGTLSLQKGPLWWAAHHRHHHRHSDRHGDLHSPGLQGFLWAHVGWIMSTKYDDTDYARVRDLAQYPELVWLNRYHTVPGLVAGVLLVAIGGWAALVWGLISTVLTWHATFAINSLTHMVGRRRYQTKDDSRNSFIMALITLGEGWHNNHHYYKNCTRQGFFWWEIDITYYILRLLAVVGIVWGIREPSEKVKAANRIADAPPESLAEPSSVAS, encoded by the coding sequence ATGATCGAGCCCGTCGACGACCATCCCGAGCTGAAGCTCACCTGGAAGGGCATTCCGTTCATCCTGGTACACGTCGCCTGCTTGGCGGCCTTCTGGTTGCCGTTCCACTGGGGGCTGGTGGCGCTCTGCGCCGGCCTCTACTTCATTCGCATGTTCGCCATCACGGCCGGCTATCACCGCTACTTCTCGCACCGCTCCTTCAAGACCAGCCGGGTCTTCCAGTTCGTCCTGGCTTTGCTCGGCACCCTCAGTCTCCAGAAGGGCCCCCTCTGGTGGGCGGCCCACCACCGCCACCACCATCGCCACTCGGATCGTCATGGCGACCTCCATTCGCCGGGCCTGCAGGGTTTCCTGTGGGCGCACGTCGGCTGGATCATGTCGACCAAGTACGACGACACCGACTACGCCCGGGTGCGCGATCTGGCGCAGTATCCAGAGCTTGTCTGGCTCAATCGGTATCACACCGTTCCGGGGCTCGTGGCCGGTGTGCTGCTGGTCGCCATCGGGGGTTGGGCGGCCTTGGTCTGGGGCTTGATCAGCACCGTCCTCACCTGGCATGCGACCTTCGCCATCAACAGCCTCACCCACATGGTCGGTCGGCGGCGCTACCAGACCAAGGACGACAGCCGCAACAGCTTCATCATGGCTTTGATCACCCTGGGCGAGGGCTGGCACAACAACCACCACTACTACAAGAACTGCACCCGCCAGGGGTTTTTCTGGTGGGAGATCGACATCACCTACTACATCTTGCGCCTGCTCGCCGTGGTCGGCATCGTGTGGGGTATCCGCGAGCCGTCGGAGAAGGTCAAGGCGGCGAATCGCATCGCCGACGCACCGCCGGAGTCCCTGGCGGAGCCGTCGTCGGTAGCGAGCTGA
- the ytxJ gene encoding bacillithiol system redox-active protein YtxJ: protein MAQIENLAHGGDLEAAFERSQQTPVWLFKHSLTCPISRRAWRQFEEFVAGRPADDTAFYGVVRIQEARPLSQQIAERTGIRHESPQALLLCHGQVEWHASHGAIRVASLTEAAP from the coding sequence ATGGCGCAGATAGAAAACCTCGCCCACGGGGGCGACCTGGAGGCCGCCTTCGAGCGCTCGCAACAGACCCCGGTGTGGCTTTTCAAGCACAGCCTCACCTGCCCGATCTCGCGCCGTGCCTGGCGCCAGTTCGAGGAATTCGTCGCCGGCCGGCCGGCGGACGACACCGCCTTCTACGGCGTGGTGCGGATCCAAGAGGCTCGCCCCCTGAGCCAACAGATCGCCGAGCGCACGGGCATCCGCCACGAATCGCCGCAGGCCCTGTTGCTCTGCCACGGCCAGGTCGAATGGCACGCCAGCCACGGCGCCATTCGGGTGGCCAGCCTCACCGAGGCCGCTCCGTGA
- a CDS encoding response regulator transcription factor yields the protein MSAASDTPRVLVVEDEEAIAEGLVLNLERKDYEVEVAPDGEDALAKAEARRFDLIVLDVRLPKVDGFEVCRRLRDQRNFTPILMLTARSQPDDIVYGLKLGADDYVTKPFDLAELLARVEGLLRRRAWGGRGDDVVEAEVERFEFGEFWVDFQSYRAQTREGVVELSHKELAVMQIFASRPGQVISRRELLTEVWELPNHPNTRVVDNVILALRRAFEENSWRPRHIHSVRGVGYRFEI from the coding sequence GTGAGCGCCGCTTCCGACACTCCGAGAGTGCTGGTGGTCGAGGACGAAGAGGCGATCGCCGAAGGCCTGGTCCTCAATCTCGAGCGCAAGGACTACGAGGTCGAAGTGGCGCCGGACGGCGAAGACGCCCTGGCCAAGGCCGAGGCCCGCAGATTCGACCTGATCGTCCTCGACGTCCGTCTCCCCAAGGTCGACGGCTTCGAGGTCTGTCGCCGGCTCCGCGATCAGCGCAACTTCACCCCCATCCTGATGCTCACCGCCCGTTCGCAACCGGATGACATCGTCTACGGCCTCAAGCTGGGGGCCGACGACTACGTCACCAAGCCCTTCGACCTCGCCGAGCTGTTGGCGCGGGTCGAGGGACTGCTACGGCGGCGCGCCTGGGGCGGTCGCGGCGACGACGTCGTCGAAGCCGAGGTCGAGCGCTTCGAGTTCGGCGAGTTCTGGGTCGACTTCCAGAGCTATCGGGCGCAGACCCGAGAAGGAGTCGTCGAGCTCTCCCACAAGGAGCTCGCGGTGATGCAGATCTTCGCCTCGCGACCGGGCCAGGTGATCTCCCGCCGGGAGCTGCTGACGGAGGTCTGGGAGCTCCCCAACCATCCCAATACGCGGGTGGTGGACAACGTCATCCTGGCCCTGCGCCGGGCCTTCGAGGAGAACTCCTGGCGACCGCGCCACATCCACTCGGTACGCGGCGTCGGCTATCGCTTCGAGATTTGA
- a CDS encoding DUF1820 family protein — protein sequence MASEPIYRIVFSQQGNIYEVYARQVSQGGLYGFVEVEELLFGERSSVVLDPSEEKLKSEFQGVERFYVPLHAVLRIDQVERKGTPRITKSDGEGQVAMFPLPSVPPPTQD from the coding sequence ATGGCCAGCGAACCGATCTACCGCATCGTCTTCTCCCAACAGGGCAACATCTACGAGGTCTATGCGCGGCAGGTCTCCCAAGGTGGCCTCTACGGCTTCGTAGAGGTCGAGGAGCTGCTCTTCGGCGAGCGTTCTTCGGTGGTTCTCGATCCCTCCGAAGAGAAGCTCAAGAGCGAGTTTCAAGGGGTCGAGCGCTTCTACGTGCCACTCCACGCGGTGCTGCGCATCGACCAGGTGGAGCGCAAGGGCACGCCGCGGATCACCAAGTCCGACGGCGAGGGCCAGGTGGCGATGTTTCCGCTGCCGTCGGTGCCACCGCCGACTCAGGACTGA